In the Arachis ipaensis cultivar K30076 chromosome B10, Araip1.1, whole genome shotgun sequence genome, one interval contains:
- the LOC107623667 gene encoding probable glycosyltransferase At5g25310, with product MGQAFFSIFQLETKRLLWLIGITFAVFLLFQYSELPYLATTTTSSGSSRFHPADPPSESILNNVTTDFDIANSTNGHVLERIVDSTSSSIEKDNVLGAGFVVEPKKVSISNTSSLVGFDESDENPVVENVRISDNGSTIKQAENLELKSSNNGMDMNFTREVNTSSELEHKSDTYLSPPVEMKPNITPPQGLLNISNEIDSENDERPKDDVNVLGKNSSISSMPKENKDSRIAVPKVTSISEMNELLLKSRVSYRSMRPRWSSSVDNELLKVRSEIENAPIVENVDNLYAPLYRNLSMFKRSYELMEETLKVYVYREGSKPIMHLPYLLGIYASEGWFMRQMEGNKRFVTKDPKKAHLFYLPFSSRMLEETLYVPDSHNNRNLRKYLNGYVDLIAAKHPFWNRTGGADHFLVACHDWAPTETRQNMAKCIRALCNSDVKEGFVIGKDVSLPETYVRNAQKPTRDIGGRPVSKRKTLAFFAGGMHGYVRPILLQHWENKDPDMKIFGILPKSKGNRNYIQYMKSSKYCICAKGYEVNSPRVVEAIFYECVPVIISDNFVPPFFEVLNWESFAVIVMEKDIPNLKSILLSIPQKRYLQMQMRVKKVQQHFLWHRSPEKYDMFHMILHSIWFNRVFTTRAR from the exons ATGGGTCAAGCATTTTTCTCCATATTTCAGCTTGAAACAAAGAGGTTGCTATGGCTTATTGGCATTACATTTGCAGTGTTTTTACTCTTCCAGTATTCTGAGCTTCCATAtttagcaacaacaacaacatcatcaGGAAGCAGTAGATTCCATCCAGCAGATCCTCCATCTGAGTCTATACTTAACAATGTTACTACGGATTTCGATATAGCAAACTCTACTAATGGACATGTTCTTGAGAGGATAGTTGATTCAACTAGTTCATCAATTGAAAAGGACAATGTTTTGGGAGCAGGTTTTGTTGTAGAACCAAAAAAGGTATCCATATCAAACACTTCATCTCTTGTAGGATTTGATGAGTCCGATGAAAATCCCGTGGTCGAAAATGTAAGGATATCGGATAATGGATCTACAATAAAGCAGGCAGAGAATCTTGAACTGAAGAGTTCTAACAATGGTATGGATATGAATTTTACAAGAGAGGTCAACACTTCATCTGAATTAGAGCATAAATCAGATACATATTTAAGTCCTCCCGTCGAAATGAAGCCAAATATTACACCTCCTCAAGGGTTATTGAACATTTCCAATGAAATCGATTCGGAGAATGATGAGAGGCCAAAAGATGATGTCAATGTGCTTGGCAAGAACTCTTCTATCAGTAGTATGCCTAAGGAGAATAAAGATTCTCGTATAGCTGTTCCGAAAGTAACATCAATCTCTGAAATGAATGAATTATTGCTTAAAAGCCGTGTCTCATATCGTTCTATG AGGCCAAGGTGGTCTTCATCAGTTGATAATGAGCTACTGAAGGTTAGATCGGAGATTGAAAATGCACCAATTGTAGAGAATGTTGATAATCTTTACGCCCCCCTTTATCGAAATCTTTCCATGTTCAAAAG GAGCTATGAATTAATGGAAGAGACTCTCAAAGTTTATGTATATAGAGAAGGGTCTAAACCAATAATGCATTTGCCATATCTTTTGGGAATTTATGCTTCCGAGGGATGGTTCATGAGGCAGATGGAAGGTAATAAAAGATTTGTTACCAAGGACCCAAAGAAGGCACACCTGTTCTACTTACCTTTCAGTTCCCGGATGCTAGAGGAAACCTTGTATGTACCGGATTCGCATAATAATAGGAACCTGAGGAAGTATCTGAATGGTTATGTCGACTTGATCGCAGCGAAACATCCTTTCTGGAACAGAACCGGAGGTGCTGATCATTTCCTTGTTGCCTGCCATGATTGG GCCCCAACAGAAACAAGACAGAACATGGCCAAGTGCATAAGAGCCTTATGCAATTCTGATGTCAAAGAAGGCTTTGTGATAGGTAAAGATGTGTCTCTTCCTGAAACCTATGTCAGAAATGCGCAGAAACCCACAAGAGACATTGGTGGAAGACCAGTTTCAAAAAGGAAAACATTGGCATTCTTTGCTGGTGGCATGCATGGTTATGTTAGGCCAATCCTATTGCAGCATTGGGAGAACAAAGACCCTGACATGAAAATCTTTGGTATATTGCCAAAATCTAAGGGTAACAGAAACTACATTCAGTACATGAAGAGCAGCAAGTACTGCATTTGTGCAAAAGGGTATGAAGTTAATAGTCCAAGAGTTGTTGAGGCCATATTCTATGAATGTGTTCCTGTTATCATATCTGATAACTTTGTGCCTCCATTCTTTGAAGTGTTGAATTGGGAATCATTTGCTGTTATTGTTATGGAGAAGGATATTCCAAATTTGAAGAGTATTCTACTTTCAATCCCACAAAAGAGGTATCTTCAGATGCAGATGAGGGTAAAAAAAGTGCAGCAGCATTTCCTTTGGCATAGGAGCCCTGAGAAGTATGATATGTTTCACATGATACTTCATTCTATTTGGTTCAATAGAGTCTTCACCACAAGAGCTAGATAA